One Benincasa hispida cultivar B227 chromosome 5, ASM972705v1, whole genome shotgun sequence genomic window carries:
- the LOC120077557 gene encoding poly [ADP-ribose] polymerase 1-like isoform X3 translates to MANPQKPWKVEYAKSSRSSCKTCENPIQKENLRFGKMVQATQFDGFMPMWNHAACILKKEKQIKSIDDVEGLDLLRWEDQQKIRQYVEDSVAAVAVTPVECGIEVSQTSRANCKHCKQKIMKGEVRLSSAVDSKGAKGLARYHANCYIEQCPSTHVEKLAGWQNLPPSDPAAVSALVKKPPSAEKNEKQTTSKAGKRKKGTAEDQNSKVTRAVGDVSVSRSMKSAIVSADPQNSSDLVSKLEAQSKGLRKLKDDLIKHVTAVELREMLESNDQDSTGSELDLRDRCADGMMFGALAKCPICSGSLRYSGGMYLCHRYQSAWSKCSYFTREPERLKGKWKVPEETGNQYLSKWFKFQVGAKPIRLLPLPSTGSANGNQASNSQSQSSRAESFAELRVSFSGLKDSMGDWKRKIEGEGGAVHAKIKKDTNCLVVSGDVDENNTEIKKARRRKIPIVWEEYLVDCFRKQKKLPYDRYKVEATGESTSLVTVNVEGRSAVHESSGLQDTPLNMSYLSTGINRVLAHSGQEQETCLLLQADDTPFIGSSTERDATMASGSRSCSRQVSRGEKRRTRGHSRNLELDRHVNIHGRIRIEIDEEVGKPVCANATKFSNAIGTIARNTIPLRCKDWSDVSKEVRDLVVDQLLVTLRFIYAFGYYLTCKCLIAQLLLTMQSYFDFDVGKKHVKKYVLQRVQNTFKEYRSDLYKHYRRFKDPKEARACPPKRITDATDWNLLCNRWETPEWKKKTETNKKSRSKIPYLHRTGSKSFVQVQSEMKIKEGRDVDQVDLFRQSHFCEKDGWVNNNAKDAYLEMQRLMEASFQEDPTPMSSVEDKKELEKKMEKMEDEMIQMKANYEHMKETNVALTSQLSMWEGRWAEIQNMLGRGQGKDGHSNT, encoded by the exons ATGGCGAACCCCCAGAAGCCATGGAAGGTTGAATATGCCAAATCTTCTCGATCCTCCTGCAAGACCTGCGAAAATCCCATTCAGAAGGAGAATCTCCGCTTTGGCAAGATGGTTCAGGCCACCCAATTCGACGGCTTCATGCCT ATGTGGAATCATGCTGCCTGcatattgaagaaagaaaagcagATCAAATC GATTGATGATGTTGAAGGGCTTGACTTATTGAGATGGGAAGATCAGCAGAAGATCAGACAATACGTGGAAGACAGTGTAGCTGCAGTTGCTGTTACGCCTGTAGAGTGTGGTATTGAAGTTTCACAAACTTCACGTGCTAATTGCAAGCACTGCAAACAGAAGATTATGAAAGGAGAG GTCCGTTTGTCCTCTGCCGTAGATAGTAAAGGGGCCAAGGGCCTGGCTAGGTACCATGCAAACTGCTACATTGAACAATGTCCATCTACCCATGTCGAGAAGTTGGCCGGTTGGCAAAACCTCCCACCTTCTGACCCGGCTGCTGTTAGTGCCTTGGTGAAGAAGCCTCCATCTGCTGAAAAAAATG AGAAACAGACAACTTCAAAAGCTGGTAAACGCAAAAAAGGCACTGCCGAAGACCAGAATTCTAAAGTTACTAGGGCTGTAGGAGATGTTTCTGTAAGCAGGTCCATGAAAAGTGCTATTGTTTCAGCAGACCCTCAAAATTCATCTGATTTAGTGAGTAAACTGGAGGCACAAAGTAAAGGACTAAGGAAACTAAAAGATGATCTGATAAAGCATGTGACAGCTGTAGAGTTGCGGGAAATGCTTGAATCTAATGATCAAGATTCAACAGGATCAGAGCTTGATTTGCGTGATCGCTG TGCTGATGGTATGATGTTTGGAGCACTTGCAAAATGCCCCATCTGTTCTGGTTCACTACGTTACTCTGGAGGCATGTATCTATGTCACAGATATCAGTCTGCATGGAGCAAGTGTAGCTACTTTACTCGTGAACCAGAGCGCCTTAAAGGGAAGTGGAAAGTCCCAGAAGAGACTGGCAACCAATATCTTAGCAAG TGGTTTAAATTCCAAGTAGGTGCAAAACCCATTCGATTATTGCCACTGCCATCTACTGGTAGTGCCAATGGCAATCAAGCTTCCAATAGTCAATCACAATCATCAAGGGCTGAAAGCTTCGCTGAGCTAAGAGTTTCCTTCTCTGGATTAAAAGATTCCATG GGAGATTGGAAGAGAAAAATTGAGGGTGAAGGTGGAGCTGTTCATGCCAAGATAAAGAAAG ATACTAATTGCTTGGTTGTGAGTGGAGACGTGGATGAAAATAATACAGAAATCAAGAAGGCAAG gaggaggAAGATACCTATAGTTTGGGAAGAGTATCTGGTAGATTGCTTTAGAAAACAGAAGAAGCTTCCATATGATAGGTACAAAGTTGAAGCCACTGGTGAGTCCACCAGCCTGGTGACCGTAAATGTGGAAGGGAGAAGTGCAGTGCACGAATCTTCAGGCTTGCAGGATACACCTTTAAACATGTCATACTTGTCAACTGGAATTAATAG AGTCTTGGCACATTCGGGTCAGGAGCAGGAGACATGCTTATTACTTCAGGCAGATGACACTCCATTTATTGGTTCCTCCACGGAGCGAGATGCGACAATGGCATCAG GATCTAGATCATGTTCGAGACAAGTCTCGAGAGGAGAAAAAAGGCGGACAAGAGGGCATAGTCGAAACCTCGAGTTGGACCGACATGTCAATATTCATGGGAGgatcaggattgagatcgacgAGGAAGTTGGGAAACCAGTATGTGCAAATGCCACAAAGTTCAGTAATGCCATTGGTACCATCGCTCGAAACACAATTCCATTGCGTTGTAAGGATTGGAGTGATGTATCGAAAGAAGTTCGAGACCTCGTTGTAGATCAGTTGTTGGTAACTTTACGCTTTATTTATGCCTTTGGGTACTATTTAACTTGTAAATGTTTGATTGCACAATTACTATTGACTATGCAGTCATATTTTGACTTTGACGTGGGAAAGAAGCATGTAAAAAAGTACGTCCTACAAAGAGTTCAAAATACTTTCAAGGAATATAGATCGGATTTGTACAAGCACTACCGTCGATTTAAGGACCCAAAAGAAGCCCGTGCATGTCCACCTAAAAGGATAACAGACGCAACTGATTGGAATCTTCTATGCAACAGATGGGAGACTCCTGAATGGAAG AAAAAAACGGAGACAAATAAGAAAAGTCGATCGAAAATCCCTTACCTTCACCGGACTGGGTCGAAATCATTTGTCCAAGTGCAAAGTGAAATG aaaataaaagagggTCGTGATGTTGACCAAGTGGATTTGTTCCGCCAAAGTCATTTTTGTGAAAAAGATGGTTGGGTGAACAATAATGCCAAAGATGCATAT TTAGAAATGCAAAGACTCATGGAAGCATCATTTCAAGAAGACCCTACACCCATGTCCAGTGTAGAG GACAAAAAAGAGttggaaaagaaaatggagAAGATGGAAGATGAGATGATACAGATGAAGGCAAACTATGAGCATATGAAGGAAACAAACGTGGCACTAACTAGTCAATTATCAATGTGGGAAGGTAGATGGGCTGAAATCCAAAACATGTTGGGGCGAGGGCAGGGAAAGGATGGACATTCAAACACTTAG
- the LOC120077557 gene encoding poly [ADP-ribose] polymerase 1-like isoform X4 has product MANPQKPWKVEYAKSSRSSCKTCENPIQKENLRFGKMVQATQFDGFMPMWNHAACILKKEKQIKSIDDVEGLDLLRWEDQQKIRQYVEDSVAAVAVTPVECGIEVSQTSRANCKHCKQKIMKGEVRLSSAVDSKGAKGLARYHANCYIEQCPSTHVEKLAGWQNLPPSDPAAVSALVKKPPSAEKNEKQTTSKAGKRKKGTAEDQNSKVTRAVGDVSVSRSMKSAIVSADPQNSSDLVSKLEAQSKGLRKLKDDLIKHVTAVELREMLESNDQDSTGSELDLRDRCADGMMFGALAKCPICSGSLRYSGGMYLCHRYQSAWSKCSYFTREPERLKGKWKVPEETGNQYLSKWFKFQVGAKPIRLLPLPSTGSANGNQASNSQSQSSRAESFAELRVSFSGLKDSMGDWKRKIEGEGGAVHAKIKKDTNCLVVSGDVDENNTEIKKARRRKIPIVWEEYLVDCFRKQKKLPYDRYKVEATGESTSLVTVNVEGRSAVHESSGLQDTPLNMSYLSTGINRVLAHSGQEQETCLLLQADDTPFIGSSTERDATMASGSRSCSRQVSRGEKRRTRGHSRNLELDRHVNIHGRIRIEIDEEVGKPVCANATKFSNAIGTIARNTIPLRCKDWSDVSKEVRDLVVDQLLVTLRFIYAFGYYLTCKCLIAQLLLTMQSYFDFDVGKKHVKKYVLQRVQNTFKEYRSDLYKHYRRFKDPKEARACPPKRITDATDWNLLCNRWETPEWKKKTETNKKSRSKIPYLHRTGSKSFVQVQSEMKIKEGRDVDQVDLFRQSHFCEKDGWVNNNAKDAYKCKDSWKHHFKKTLHPCPV; this is encoded by the exons ATGGCGAACCCCCAGAAGCCATGGAAGGTTGAATATGCCAAATCTTCTCGATCCTCCTGCAAGACCTGCGAAAATCCCATTCAGAAGGAGAATCTCCGCTTTGGCAAGATGGTTCAGGCCACCCAATTCGACGGCTTCATGCCT ATGTGGAATCATGCTGCCTGcatattgaagaaagaaaagcagATCAAATC GATTGATGATGTTGAAGGGCTTGACTTATTGAGATGGGAAGATCAGCAGAAGATCAGACAATACGTGGAAGACAGTGTAGCTGCAGTTGCTGTTACGCCTGTAGAGTGTGGTATTGAAGTTTCACAAACTTCACGTGCTAATTGCAAGCACTGCAAACAGAAGATTATGAAAGGAGAG GTCCGTTTGTCCTCTGCCGTAGATAGTAAAGGGGCCAAGGGCCTGGCTAGGTACCATGCAAACTGCTACATTGAACAATGTCCATCTACCCATGTCGAGAAGTTGGCCGGTTGGCAAAACCTCCCACCTTCTGACCCGGCTGCTGTTAGTGCCTTGGTGAAGAAGCCTCCATCTGCTGAAAAAAATG AGAAACAGACAACTTCAAAAGCTGGTAAACGCAAAAAAGGCACTGCCGAAGACCAGAATTCTAAAGTTACTAGGGCTGTAGGAGATGTTTCTGTAAGCAGGTCCATGAAAAGTGCTATTGTTTCAGCAGACCCTCAAAATTCATCTGATTTAGTGAGTAAACTGGAGGCACAAAGTAAAGGACTAAGGAAACTAAAAGATGATCTGATAAAGCATGTGACAGCTGTAGAGTTGCGGGAAATGCTTGAATCTAATGATCAAGATTCAACAGGATCAGAGCTTGATTTGCGTGATCGCTG TGCTGATGGTATGATGTTTGGAGCACTTGCAAAATGCCCCATCTGTTCTGGTTCACTACGTTACTCTGGAGGCATGTATCTATGTCACAGATATCAGTCTGCATGGAGCAAGTGTAGCTACTTTACTCGTGAACCAGAGCGCCTTAAAGGGAAGTGGAAAGTCCCAGAAGAGACTGGCAACCAATATCTTAGCAAG TGGTTTAAATTCCAAGTAGGTGCAAAACCCATTCGATTATTGCCACTGCCATCTACTGGTAGTGCCAATGGCAATCAAGCTTCCAATAGTCAATCACAATCATCAAGGGCTGAAAGCTTCGCTGAGCTAAGAGTTTCCTTCTCTGGATTAAAAGATTCCATG GGAGATTGGAAGAGAAAAATTGAGGGTGAAGGTGGAGCTGTTCATGCCAAGATAAAGAAAG ATACTAATTGCTTGGTTGTGAGTGGAGACGTGGATGAAAATAATACAGAAATCAAGAAGGCAAG gaggaggAAGATACCTATAGTTTGGGAAGAGTATCTGGTAGATTGCTTTAGAAAACAGAAGAAGCTTCCATATGATAGGTACAAAGTTGAAGCCACTGGTGAGTCCACCAGCCTGGTGACCGTAAATGTGGAAGGGAGAAGTGCAGTGCACGAATCTTCAGGCTTGCAGGATACACCTTTAAACATGTCATACTTGTCAACTGGAATTAATAG AGTCTTGGCACATTCGGGTCAGGAGCAGGAGACATGCTTATTACTTCAGGCAGATGACACTCCATTTATTGGTTCCTCCACGGAGCGAGATGCGACAATGGCATCAG GATCTAGATCATGTTCGAGACAAGTCTCGAGAGGAGAAAAAAGGCGGACAAGAGGGCATAGTCGAAACCTCGAGTTGGACCGACATGTCAATATTCATGGGAGgatcaggattgagatcgacgAGGAAGTTGGGAAACCAGTATGTGCAAATGCCACAAAGTTCAGTAATGCCATTGGTACCATCGCTCGAAACACAATTCCATTGCGTTGTAAGGATTGGAGTGATGTATCGAAAGAAGTTCGAGACCTCGTTGTAGATCAGTTGTTGGTAACTTTACGCTTTATTTATGCCTTTGGGTACTATTTAACTTGTAAATGTTTGATTGCACAATTACTATTGACTATGCAGTCATATTTTGACTTTGACGTGGGAAAGAAGCATGTAAAAAAGTACGTCCTACAAAGAGTTCAAAATACTTTCAAGGAATATAGATCGGATTTGTACAAGCACTACCGTCGATTTAAGGACCCAAAAGAAGCCCGTGCATGTCCACCTAAAAGGATAACAGACGCAACTGATTGGAATCTTCTATGCAACAGATGGGAGACTCCTGAATGGAAG AAAAAAACGGAGACAAATAAGAAAAGTCGATCGAAAATCCCTTACCTTCACCGGACTGGGTCGAAATCATTTGTCCAAGTGCAAAGTGAAATG aaaataaaagagggTCGTGATGTTGACCAAGTGGATTTGTTCCGCCAAAGTCATTTTTGTGAAAAAGATGGTTGGGTGAACAATAATGCCAAAGATGCATAT AAATGCAAAGACTCATGGAAGCATCATTTCAAGAAGACCCTACACCCATGTCCAGTGTAG
- the LOC120077557 gene encoding poly [ADP-ribose] polymerase 1-like isoform X6 translates to MANPQKPWKVEYAKSSRSSCKTCENPIQKENLRFGKMVQATQFDGFMPMWNHAACILKKEKQIKSIDDVEGLDLLRWEDQQKIRQYVEDSVAAVAVTPVECGIEVSQTSRANCKHCKQKIMKGEVRLSSAVDSKGAKGLARYHANCYIEQCPSTHVEKLAGWQNLPPSDPAAVSALVKKPPSAEKNEKQTTSKAGKRKKGTAEDQNSKVTRAVGDVSVSRSMKSAIVSADPQNSSDLVSKLEAQSKGLRKLKDDLIKHVTAVELREMLESNDQDSTGSELDLRDRCADGMMFGALAKCPICSGSLRYSGGMYLCHRYQSAWSKCSYFTREPERLKGKWKVPEETGNQYLSKWFKFQVGAKPIRLLPLPSTGSANGNQASNSQSQSSRAESFAELRVSFSGLKDSMGDWKRKIEGEGGAVHAKIKKDTNCLVVSGDVDENNTEIKKARRRKIPIVWEEYLVDCFRKQKKLPYDRYKVEATGESTSLVTVNVEGRSAVHESSGLQDTPLNMSYLSTGINRVLAHSGQEQETCLLLQADDTPFIGSSTERDATMASGSRSCSRQVSRGEKRRTRGHSRNLELDRHVNIHGRIRIEIDEEVGKPVCANATKFSNAIGTIARNTIPLRCKDWSDVSKEVRDLVVDQFHILTLTWERSM, encoded by the exons ATGGCGAACCCCCAGAAGCCATGGAAGGTTGAATATGCCAAATCTTCTCGATCCTCCTGCAAGACCTGCGAAAATCCCATTCAGAAGGAGAATCTCCGCTTTGGCAAGATGGTTCAGGCCACCCAATTCGACGGCTTCATGCCT ATGTGGAATCATGCTGCCTGcatattgaagaaagaaaagcagATCAAATC GATTGATGATGTTGAAGGGCTTGACTTATTGAGATGGGAAGATCAGCAGAAGATCAGACAATACGTGGAAGACAGTGTAGCTGCAGTTGCTGTTACGCCTGTAGAGTGTGGTATTGAAGTTTCACAAACTTCACGTGCTAATTGCAAGCACTGCAAACAGAAGATTATGAAAGGAGAG GTCCGTTTGTCCTCTGCCGTAGATAGTAAAGGGGCCAAGGGCCTGGCTAGGTACCATGCAAACTGCTACATTGAACAATGTCCATCTACCCATGTCGAGAAGTTGGCCGGTTGGCAAAACCTCCCACCTTCTGACCCGGCTGCTGTTAGTGCCTTGGTGAAGAAGCCTCCATCTGCTGAAAAAAATG AGAAACAGACAACTTCAAAAGCTGGTAAACGCAAAAAAGGCACTGCCGAAGACCAGAATTCTAAAGTTACTAGGGCTGTAGGAGATGTTTCTGTAAGCAGGTCCATGAAAAGTGCTATTGTTTCAGCAGACCCTCAAAATTCATCTGATTTAGTGAGTAAACTGGAGGCACAAAGTAAAGGACTAAGGAAACTAAAAGATGATCTGATAAAGCATGTGACAGCTGTAGAGTTGCGGGAAATGCTTGAATCTAATGATCAAGATTCAACAGGATCAGAGCTTGATTTGCGTGATCGCTG TGCTGATGGTATGATGTTTGGAGCACTTGCAAAATGCCCCATCTGTTCTGGTTCACTACGTTACTCTGGAGGCATGTATCTATGTCACAGATATCAGTCTGCATGGAGCAAGTGTAGCTACTTTACTCGTGAACCAGAGCGCCTTAAAGGGAAGTGGAAAGTCCCAGAAGAGACTGGCAACCAATATCTTAGCAAG TGGTTTAAATTCCAAGTAGGTGCAAAACCCATTCGATTATTGCCACTGCCATCTACTGGTAGTGCCAATGGCAATCAAGCTTCCAATAGTCAATCACAATCATCAAGGGCTGAAAGCTTCGCTGAGCTAAGAGTTTCCTTCTCTGGATTAAAAGATTCCATG GGAGATTGGAAGAGAAAAATTGAGGGTGAAGGTGGAGCTGTTCATGCCAAGATAAAGAAAG ATACTAATTGCTTGGTTGTGAGTGGAGACGTGGATGAAAATAATACAGAAATCAAGAAGGCAAG gaggaggAAGATACCTATAGTTTGGGAAGAGTATCTGGTAGATTGCTTTAGAAAACAGAAGAAGCTTCCATATGATAGGTACAAAGTTGAAGCCACTGGTGAGTCCACCAGCCTGGTGACCGTAAATGTGGAAGGGAGAAGTGCAGTGCACGAATCTTCAGGCTTGCAGGATACACCTTTAAACATGTCATACTTGTCAACTGGAATTAATAG AGTCTTGGCACATTCGGGTCAGGAGCAGGAGACATGCTTATTACTTCAGGCAGATGACACTCCATTTATTGGTTCCTCCACGGAGCGAGATGCGACAATGGCATCAG GATCTAGATCATGTTCGAGACAAGTCTCGAGAGGAGAAAAAAGGCGGACAAGAGGGCATAGTCGAAACCTCGAGTTGGACCGACATGTCAATATTCATGGGAGgatcaggattgagatcgacgAGGAAGTTGGGAAACCAGTATGTGCAAATGCCACAAAGTTCAGTAATGCCATTGGTACCATCGCTCGAAACACAATTCCATTGCGTTGTAAGGATTGGAGTGATGTATCGAAAGAAGTTCGAGACCTCGTTGTAGATCAGTT TCATATTTTGACTTTGACGTGGGAAAGAAGCATGTAA
- the LOC120077557 gene encoding poly [ADP-ribose] polymerase 1-like isoform X1, with protein MANPQKPWKVEYAKSSRSSCKTCENPIQKENLRFGKMVQATQFDGFMPMWNHAACILKKEKQIKSIDDVEGLDLLRWEDQQKIRQYVEDSVAAVAVTPVECGIEVSQTSRANCKHCKQKIMKGEVRLSSAVDSKGAKGLARYHANCYIEQCPSTHVEKLAGWQNLPPSDPAAVSALVKKPPSAEKNEKQTTSKAGKRKKGTAEDQNSKVTRAVGDVSVSRSMKSAIVSADPQNSSDLVSKLEAQSKGLRKLKDDLIKHVTAVELREMLESNDQDSTGSELDLRDRCADGMMFGALAKCPICSGSLRYSGGMYLCHRYQSAWSKCSYFTREPERLKGKWKVPEETGNQYLSKWFKFQVGAKPIRLLPLPSTGSANGNQASNSQSQSSRAESFAELRVSFSGLKDSMGDWKRKIEGEGGAVHAKIKKDTNCLVVSGDVDENNTEIKKARRRKIPIVWEEYLVDCFRKQKKLPYDRYKVEATGESTSLVTVNVEGRSAVHESSGLQDTPLNMSYLSTGINRVLAHSGQEQETCLLLQADDTPFIGSSTERDATMASGSRSCSRQVSRGEKRRTRGHSRNLELDRHVNIHGRIRIEIDEEVGKPVCANATKFSNAIGTIARNTIPLRCKDWSDVSKEVRDLVVDQLLVTLRFIYAFGYYLTCKCLIAQLLLTMQSYFDFDVGKKHVKKYVLQRVQNTFKEYRSDLYKHYRRFKDPKEARACPPKRITDATDWNLLCNRWETPEWKKKTETNKKSRSKIPYLHRTGSKSFVQVQSEMKIKEGRDVDQVDLFRQSHFCEKDGWVNNNAKDAYLEMQRLMEASFQEDPTPMSSVEVCKQVLGHRSGYIKGLGLNPKPSSSSSVTSYLQDKKELEKKMEKMEDEMIQMKANYEHMKETNVALTSQLSMWEGRWAEIQNMLGRGQGKDGHSNT; from the exons ATGGCGAACCCCCAGAAGCCATGGAAGGTTGAATATGCCAAATCTTCTCGATCCTCCTGCAAGACCTGCGAAAATCCCATTCAGAAGGAGAATCTCCGCTTTGGCAAGATGGTTCAGGCCACCCAATTCGACGGCTTCATGCCT ATGTGGAATCATGCTGCCTGcatattgaagaaagaaaagcagATCAAATC GATTGATGATGTTGAAGGGCTTGACTTATTGAGATGGGAAGATCAGCAGAAGATCAGACAATACGTGGAAGACAGTGTAGCTGCAGTTGCTGTTACGCCTGTAGAGTGTGGTATTGAAGTTTCACAAACTTCACGTGCTAATTGCAAGCACTGCAAACAGAAGATTATGAAAGGAGAG GTCCGTTTGTCCTCTGCCGTAGATAGTAAAGGGGCCAAGGGCCTGGCTAGGTACCATGCAAACTGCTACATTGAACAATGTCCATCTACCCATGTCGAGAAGTTGGCCGGTTGGCAAAACCTCCCACCTTCTGACCCGGCTGCTGTTAGTGCCTTGGTGAAGAAGCCTCCATCTGCTGAAAAAAATG AGAAACAGACAACTTCAAAAGCTGGTAAACGCAAAAAAGGCACTGCCGAAGACCAGAATTCTAAAGTTACTAGGGCTGTAGGAGATGTTTCTGTAAGCAGGTCCATGAAAAGTGCTATTGTTTCAGCAGACCCTCAAAATTCATCTGATTTAGTGAGTAAACTGGAGGCACAAAGTAAAGGACTAAGGAAACTAAAAGATGATCTGATAAAGCATGTGACAGCTGTAGAGTTGCGGGAAATGCTTGAATCTAATGATCAAGATTCAACAGGATCAGAGCTTGATTTGCGTGATCGCTG TGCTGATGGTATGATGTTTGGAGCACTTGCAAAATGCCCCATCTGTTCTGGTTCACTACGTTACTCTGGAGGCATGTATCTATGTCACAGATATCAGTCTGCATGGAGCAAGTGTAGCTACTTTACTCGTGAACCAGAGCGCCTTAAAGGGAAGTGGAAAGTCCCAGAAGAGACTGGCAACCAATATCTTAGCAAG TGGTTTAAATTCCAAGTAGGTGCAAAACCCATTCGATTATTGCCACTGCCATCTACTGGTAGTGCCAATGGCAATCAAGCTTCCAATAGTCAATCACAATCATCAAGGGCTGAAAGCTTCGCTGAGCTAAGAGTTTCCTTCTCTGGATTAAAAGATTCCATG GGAGATTGGAAGAGAAAAATTGAGGGTGAAGGTGGAGCTGTTCATGCCAAGATAAAGAAAG ATACTAATTGCTTGGTTGTGAGTGGAGACGTGGATGAAAATAATACAGAAATCAAGAAGGCAAG gaggaggAAGATACCTATAGTTTGGGAAGAGTATCTGGTAGATTGCTTTAGAAAACAGAAGAAGCTTCCATATGATAGGTACAAAGTTGAAGCCACTGGTGAGTCCACCAGCCTGGTGACCGTAAATGTGGAAGGGAGAAGTGCAGTGCACGAATCTTCAGGCTTGCAGGATACACCTTTAAACATGTCATACTTGTCAACTGGAATTAATAG AGTCTTGGCACATTCGGGTCAGGAGCAGGAGACATGCTTATTACTTCAGGCAGATGACACTCCATTTATTGGTTCCTCCACGGAGCGAGATGCGACAATGGCATCAG GATCTAGATCATGTTCGAGACAAGTCTCGAGAGGAGAAAAAAGGCGGACAAGAGGGCATAGTCGAAACCTCGAGTTGGACCGACATGTCAATATTCATGGGAGgatcaggattgagatcgacgAGGAAGTTGGGAAACCAGTATGTGCAAATGCCACAAAGTTCAGTAATGCCATTGGTACCATCGCTCGAAACACAATTCCATTGCGTTGTAAGGATTGGAGTGATGTATCGAAAGAAGTTCGAGACCTCGTTGTAGATCAGTTGTTGGTAACTTTACGCTTTATTTATGCCTTTGGGTACTATTTAACTTGTAAATGTTTGATTGCACAATTACTATTGACTATGCAGTCATATTTTGACTTTGACGTGGGAAAGAAGCATGTAAAAAAGTACGTCCTACAAAGAGTTCAAAATACTTTCAAGGAATATAGATCGGATTTGTACAAGCACTACCGTCGATTTAAGGACCCAAAAGAAGCCCGTGCATGTCCACCTAAAAGGATAACAGACGCAACTGATTGGAATCTTCTATGCAACAGATGGGAGACTCCTGAATGGAAG AAAAAAACGGAGACAAATAAGAAAAGTCGATCGAAAATCCCTTACCTTCACCGGACTGGGTCGAAATCATTTGTCCAAGTGCAAAGTGAAATG aaaataaaagagggTCGTGATGTTGACCAAGTGGATTTGTTCCGCCAAAGTCATTTTTGTGAAAAAGATGGTTGGGTGAACAATAATGCCAAAGATGCATAT TTAGAAATGCAAAGACTCATGGAAGCATCATTTCAAGAAGACCCTACACCCATGTCCAGTGTAGAGGTTTGTAAACAAGTTTTGGGTCATCGATCAGGCTACATTAAAGGCCTTGGTTTGAACCCAAAACCTAGCTCATCATCCAGTGTCACGTCTTACCTACAGGACAAAAAAGAGttggaaaagaaaatggagAAGATGGAAGATGAGATGATACAGATGAAGGCAAACTATGAGCATATGAAGGAAACAAACGTGGCACTAACTAGTCAATTATCAATGTGGGAAGGTAGATGGGCTGAAATCCAAAACATGTTGGGGCGAGGGCAGGGAAAGGATGGACATTCAAACACTTAG